Genomic DNA from Pseudomonas fluorescens:
CAAGGCCCTGCGCTTCGTCGCCCGCAATGACGGCGGCCGGGTGCTGGTGTCGGTGGAGCCGCCGATTGCCAGCATTCGCATCGACAATCAGGTCAAGGCCGTCAACGCCAAGCAATGCGCCGGCGGTGTGCGCTACAACCCGGTGGCCCAGACGGACGGCAGCGTGACGGTGACCGTCGGCGGCCAGCTCGGTGACGGTTGCAGCTCCCAGACCTACCTGTCGCTGCTGGACCATGCTACCTACACCGCAGGAGCGGTGCGGGCGATCTGGAAAGAGCTGGGCGGCAGCATCCAGGGCGCGGACCGCCTGGCCGCGACCCCGAGCAACGCCAAGGTGCTGGCCCGGGCATTCTCCCCGGACCTGGCGGAGATCATCCGCGACATCAACAAATACAGTAACAACACCATGGCCCAGCAGTTGTTCCTGAGCCTCGGCGCACAGTTCCGTAACGAAGCCGACGGTGATGACGCCAAGGCCGCGCAACGGGTGGTGCGCCAGTGGTTGGCCAAGAAAGGCATCACCGCGCCGCACCTGGTGATGGAGAACGGCTCCGGCCTGTCCCGCGCCGAACGGGTCAGCGCCCGGGAAATGGCGGCCATGCTGCAAGCCGCCTGGCGCAGCCCGTACTCGGCCGAGTTCATCAGTTCGATGCCAATTGCCGGCACCGACGGCACCATGCGCAAACGCCTGAAGACCACCGCCATGGCCGGCGAAGCCCATGTCAAGACCGGCACCCTGAACACCGTCCGCGCCATCGCCGGCTACAGCCGTGACATCAATGGCAACACCTGGGCGGTGGTGGCGATCCTCAACGATCCGAAACCTTGGGGTGCTTCGTCGGTGCTGGACCAGGTGCTGCTGGACCTGTACCGCCAGCCGAAACTGCCACAGACGGCTTCGGTGCTCTAATCTCTTGATTCGCCGCAATTTCAGCGGCTCTGGAAAACAGTGTGGGCGCGGGCTTGCTCGCTCCCACTCTTCGCCCCCTATACCCAGCCTAAGTGGCTAACCCAACTGCACCTCAACCCGATCCCGTCCGGCCTGCTTGGCCGCATACACGCCCGAGTCAGCCCTTAGCAGCAACGCATCGGCGCCCTCCCCGGCGCGCCAGGTGGCGATACCGAAGCTGGCGGTGACAAACCCCACTCCCTCGATGGGCGCCGCCCGCAAGCCTTCCCACAGCTCCAATGCCAAGGTGTAGGCGCTGTCGCTGTCAGTGTCCGGGCACAGCACCACGAACTCTTCGCCCCCCAGCCGGCAGAACACATCGGTGCGCCGCAACCGTTGGGCGACACGCTGGCAGACGGCCTGCAACACCCGGTCGCCCACTGCGTGGCCATGCTGGTCGTTGATGCGCTTGAAGTGGTCAATGTCGAGCATGATGACCGCCAGTCCTCCGGAACCGCGCTCGACCCGAGCCATCTCCGAAGTCAGGCGCTCCTGGAAATAGCGGCGATTGCGAATACCGGTCAGCGCGTCGGTCACGGACAAGGCCCGCAGCTCTTCTTCCACGCGCTTGAGGTCGGAAATATCCGAGATATACCCGTGCCACAACACCCCGCCGCCGGGCAGTTCCTCGGGCGTGGCCTCGCCGCGTACCCAGCGCAGGCCGCGCAAGGGCAGTTGCACCCGGTACTCTTCCCGCCACGGGCTCAAGGTGTGGGCCGAAGCGCGAATCGAAGCGCGGACACGCGTGCTGTCCAACGGGTGAATGCGCGAGAAAATCGCCTCGGCGTTCTGCACCAGCACATCGGGTTCCAATTCATAGATGTCGCGAATGCCGTCGCTGGCATAGATCACGCTGAAGCGACCGTTGAAATCCATTTTGAACTGGTAGATCCCCCCAGGCACGTGGGCACTGAGCTTTTTCAGCAACACATCACGGGCAGCCAACGCTTCGTGGACGCGCTTGCGTTCGGTGATGTCGATGCAGATCGCCAGGTGCCCGATCCACAACCCCTGGTCATCGAGCATCGGTGTGGCGAGCATGTTCACGGTCAGGTGGCTGCCATCGCGGCGCACCAGGGTCCACTCCCGCGCCTGTTGCCCGCCCTGTTCGCCGCCCTCGAGCAACATCGCGTGGCACGCCGGAATCGGCTTGCCAAAGCGCGCGCCGAGTTGGGCGGCGCGGGCCTGGAGTTCGCGCGGTACATGCAGGTTTTCCAGGGTCATGCTCTGCAGGACCTCGCAGCTCGGGTAGCCGAGCATCTGCTCGGCACCGGCGTTGAAGGTGGTGATGACGCCGCGCAGGTCCGTGGCGATGATCGCGACCTGAGTCGCGGCATCCAGCACACCACGCAACTGCCCATGGGTACCGCGCAGCTCCTGCTCCCGGGCGCGCAGTTCACGGGTGCGTTGCTCTACCAGTTTCAAGGCCCGCTGCCGCTGGCTGACCAGTACATAGAGCAAGGCGCTGAGCAGCAGGCTGAGCAAGCCACCAAGTATCACCATGCTGGTGACCGAAGAATGATTGCTAGACAGGAACACCCGGCTGGGTCGCAACTCCACCCGGTAGTCGCGATCGGCCAGGCGCAACAGGCGAGTCGCCGACAAATCGCTACGGCCCGGCGGGTTGTGGGATTCGAACAGCGCCTCCTCCGCGTTTTCGGTAGACAGGTCCATGACACGCATCGACAGATTGTCGTGACTGGACGCTGGCAGCCCGTCACCCGCCAGTTGGCGCATGCTGATGGCCGCCACCACGTACCCGAACGGTTCGCTGGCCGACTCCCGGACGACCGGCGCGACCAACAGTACCCCCCGGGCAAATACCGGGTCGGCGCCCATCAGGTCCAATGGCTGCGAAACCACCGGCCCGCCTCGTTGGCGGGCCCGCTCAACGGTGGCACGGCGCAAGGGTTCGGAAAGCAGGTCCAGGCCCAGCGGTGTCCCGTAGGAAGCCTGGCTCTGGATGTAGCGCAGCGGTGCGTATTCCTCCCGTTCGGCGGCCTGTCGCAGGCCACCGCTACCGTCCGGCTCGCGGATCGTGAATTGAGTGGCCCCGTCGGCTTGCGCTTGTCGTTCGAACGATTGCCGTTCGTCGCGCAGCACCCTGGGCGCCCAGGCGAACGCCCGGGTACGGCGCAATAGCACGTCAGCGTAGCCACGGAATTCGTTGTTGGAGACATCTTCAGAGTTGGCAAAGAAACGCCTGAGGCTGTCGAGGCGTTGCTCCTGGTCCTGGAAGTGTTCCTCAATGCGGCTGAAACGCTCCTCGGCTTGCAGCTCGAAGCGCTGGCGCAGTTGCTGGTGGAACAGATTCATCATCGCCCAAGTCAGCAACCCGGTCAGGAACATACCGGCCAGCAGGACCAGCGAAGCGACCAGCCAGGCCGACACGTCTTCGCTGATAAAGCCCAGGATCCTGGGACGCACCTGATGCAATGCCATAAACACAACTCAGAAAGGAACCAGGCATAGGCACAGCCCTGGACACAGCCTAAGTTATAGCTATTCGCCATCACTTTAGCCAGTCCCCAACGAGGCTAGAAGCCTTGAATTACAAGGCTTCGTGGATCCAATCAGCCCCGACTCAACGCGCCATGATCTTCCAGGCGCGGTGGATCTTGCCGTTGCGGGCAAAATCCGGATCAATGGTCTTGGCGGTGATCTCTTCCACCGCATAACGCTCGCCGAGGTTGTCCTCGAGCTGGAACTTGCGGAAGTTGTTGGAGAAATACAGCACGCCGCCAGGCGCCAGGCGCGCCATGGCCAGGTCCAGCAATTGGACATGGTCACGCTGCACGTCAAAGATGCCTTCCATGCGCTTGGAGTTGGAGAAGGTCGGCGGGTCGATGAAGATCAGGTCGTACTCGTCACGGCTGGCCTCAAGCCAAGCCATCACGTCGCCCTGCTCCAGACGGTTCTTGTCCGAAAAACCATTGAGCGACAGGTTGCGGCGTGCCCAATCCAGGTAGGTTTTCGACAGGTCGACGCTGGTGGTGCTCCGCGCCCCGCCCTTGGCCGCATGGACGCTGGCGGTCGCGGTATAGCAGAACAGGTTGAGGAAGCGCTTGCCGGCGGCCTCTTTCTGGATCCGCAGGCGCATCGGTCGATGGTCGAGAAACAGCCCGGTGTCCAGGTAGTCGGTGAGGTTGACCAGCAGCTTCACGCCACCTTCGTTGACCTCGGTGAACTTGCCCTGGGCACTCTGGCGCTCGTACTGCTTGGTGCCGCTCTGGCGCTCGCGACGCTTGATCACCACGCGGCTCTTATCCACGTTCAGCGCCTGGGGAATCGCCGCCAGGGCGTCGAACAACCGGGCCGAAGCCTTTTCCGGGTCGATGGATTTTGGCGCGACGTATTCCTGGACGTGTACCCAATCGTGGTACAGGTCAATGGCCATGGAGTATTCCGGCATGTCGGCATCGTAGACCCGGTAGCAGTCCACCCCTTCACGCTTGGCCCACTTACTCAGCAACTTGAGGTTCTTTTGCAGGCGATTGGCGAACATCTGCCCGCCTTCGCTCAACCGCGCCTGCTCCACGACGGGGGCTGGCGCCGGGGCCGGTTTGATCGGGTTACCGTTCTTGTTGTACTGGCGCTCTTGCGGGACTTCCGGGGCCTGATCGTAGGCGGCCTGCTCACGCTCGGCCTGACGTTGTTCCGGGGTGCGACGCTCACCCGTGACGAACTGGTCCGGCAACACCTTGATCAGCAGCAATTTGCACGGCAAGGCGCCGTTCCAGAACGAATACTGCTTGTGACTGCGAATGCCCATGCGCTTGCCCAGGTCCGGCGCACCAGTGAACACCGCCGCCTCCCAGTTCAAGCAGGCCTGGCGCAGGCGTTCGCCAAGGTTCTGGTAGAGGTAAAGCAGGCTGGCTTCATCGCCCAGGCGCTCGCCGTACGGCGGGTTGCAGATCACCAGGCCCTTCTGGTTCTGGTCCGGACGCGGCTCGAAGGTGGCGACTTCGCCTTGATAGATCTTGATCCACTCGCTCAGGCCGGCACGTTCGACGTTGTTGCGACCCGGTTGAATCAGCCGTGGATCAGCTTCGTAGCCGCGAATCCACAGTGGCGGCTTGGCCAGCCCGGCGGCGGCGCGAGCAGTGGCCTCTTCGTGGAGTTTCTTCCACAACGCCGGCACGTGGCCGAGCCAGGCGGTGAAGCCCCACTGCTGGCGGCGCAGGTTCGGCGCCATGTCGGCAGCGATCATCCCGGCTTCTACCAGGAACGTGCCCACACCGCACATTGGGTCGGCCAGTGCCCCGCCTTCAGCGGCAATGCGCGGCCAACCGGCGCGGATCAGGATGGCGGCGGCGAGGTTTTCCTTCAGCGGCGCGGCACCTTGCTGCAGGCGATAACCGCGCTGGTGCAGGCTGTGGCCGGAGAGATCCAGGGAGAGAATGGCTTCGCCACGGTCCAGGCGCAGGTGGATGCGCAGGTCGGGGTTGAGCTTGTCGATGGACGGTCGCTCGCCCGACGGCGTGCGCAGCTTGTCGACGATGGCGTCCTTGACTTTCAAGGCGCCGAAATGGGTGTTGTCGATGCCCGAGCCGTGGCCACTGAACTCCACCGCCAGCGTGCCATCGGCCAGCATGTGGTCTTGCCAGTCAACATCCAGCACGCCGTGATAGAGGTCTTCGGCGTCCTTCATCGGGAAGCGCTTGAGCACCAGCAGCACGCGGTTGGCCAGGCGCGACCACAGGCACAGGCGATACGCCGTTTCCATGTCGGCCATGCCGCGCACCGCCGAGGTGTGCTCGCGCGCATCTTCAAGGCCAAGCCCGACGGCTTCCTCGATGAGCAGGCCTTCGAGGCCCTTGGGGCAAGTGAGGAAGAGTTCGAAACGATCGGACATGGGATTTCCAGAGCCTTTGGCTAAGTGGACCGGGCAACGCATTGCCGGGCCGGGTTCAATCAGGTGCTTTTCTCAAGAGCACCCGCGTGGCACGAAAGTGTGCCGTGCCACCCTCGCCGCTCAGGTTAAAAGAGCTTAGATGCGAAGGCAGAAAAAAAATTCTGTGCAACAAATTGTGAAAACTCGACCCTTTCGTCGAATAGTACCCGAGTGCAACAGGGGGACATTCTCATCCGAGCCAGACCTACCCCTTTCGGCGCAGGGCCGATCATACAGGGGTCTTGCTCAAAAGCGGTCAACGAACATCAAGTTACTTATCGCCCTAACATCTTTATTGTTACGTGCTTATGACAAAACGATCATTCCATCCATGTGACGCTTTGGTTAGAACTCAACACAGGTTGACGTCGCAACGGCGTCAACACCTCGGCTCGTCACGCCGGCAACGAGCCACCAACGGCAGAATGATTCTGCCCCGGCCTCGATAGAGGTCGACGCTAAGTAACAGTCAACAAGTGAGGGCAACACCCTATGAGAAGACTTAAGCGTGATCCGTTGGAAAGAGCATTTTTACGTGGTTACCAATATGGCGTTGGTGGTAAATCCCGTGAGCTTTGCCCCTTTACTCTACCGTCGGTACGTCAAGCCTGGATCAATGGCTGGCGAGAAGGACGCGGCGACAACTGGGACGGTATGACCGGCACTGCGGGTATCCATAGACTCAACGAACTTCACGCCGTCGGCTGACACAGGGCTTAATAC
This window encodes:
- a CDS encoding sensor domain-containing diguanylate cyclase, which produces MALHQVRPRILGFISEDVSAWLVASLVLLAGMFLTGLLTWAMMNLFHQQLRQRFELQAEERFSRIEEHFQDQEQRLDSLRRFFANSEDVSNNEFRGYADVLLRRTRAFAWAPRVLRDERQSFERQAQADGATQFTIREPDGSGGLRQAAEREEYAPLRYIQSQASYGTPLGLDLLSEPLRRATVERARQRGGPVVSQPLDLMGADPVFARGVLLVAPVVRESASEPFGYVVAAISMRQLAGDGLPASSHDNLSMRVMDLSTENAEEALFESHNPPGRSDLSATRLLRLADRDYRVELRPSRVFLSSNHSSVTSMVILGGLLSLLLSALLYVLVSQRQRALKLVEQRTRELRAREQELRGTHGQLRGVLDAATQVAIIATDLRGVITTFNAGAEQMLGYPSCEVLQSMTLENLHVPRELQARAAQLGARFGKPIPACHAMLLEGGEQGGQQAREWTLVRRDGSHLTVNMLATPMLDDQGLWIGHLAICIDITERKRVHEALAARDVLLKKLSAHVPGGIYQFKMDFNGRFSVIYASDGIRDIYELEPDVLVQNAEAIFSRIHPLDSTRVRASIRASAHTLSPWREEYRVQLPLRGLRWVRGEATPEELPGGGVLWHGYISDISDLKRVEEELRALSVTDALTGIRNRRYFQERLTSEMARVERGSGGLAVIMLDIDHFKRINDQHGHAVGDRVLQAVCQRVAQRLRRTDVFCRLGGEEFVVLCPDTDSDSAYTLALELWEGLRAAPIEGVGFVTASFGIATWRAGEGADALLLRADSGVYAAKQAGRDRVEVQLG
- the rlmKL gene encoding bifunctional 23S rRNA (guanine(2069)-N(7))-methyltransferase RlmK/23S rRNA (guanine(2445)-N(2))-methyltransferase RlmL, which encodes MSDRFELFLTCPKGLEGLLIEEAVGLGLEDAREHTSAVRGMADMETAYRLCLWSRLANRVLLVLKRFPMKDAEDLYHGVLDVDWQDHMLADGTLAVEFSGHGSGIDNTHFGALKVKDAIVDKLRTPSGERPSIDKLNPDLRIHLRLDRGEAILSLDLSGHSLHQRGYRLQQGAAPLKENLAAAILIRAGWPRIAAEGGALADPMCGVGTFLVEAGMIAADMAPNLRRQQWGFTAWLGHVPALWKKLHEEATARAAAGLAKPPLWIRGYEADPRLIQPGRNNVERAGLSEWIKIYQGEVATFEPRPDQNQKGLVICNPPYGERLGDEASLLYLYQNLGERLRQACLNWEAAVFTGAPDLGKRMGIRSHKQYSFWNGALPCKLLLIKVLPDQFVTGERRTPEQRQAEREQAAYDQAPEVPQERQYNKNGNPIKPAPAPAPVVEQARLSEGGQMFANRLQKNLKLLSKWAKREGVDCYRVYDADMPEYSMAIDLYHDWVHVQEYVAPKSIDPEKASARLFDALAAIPQALNVDKSRVVIKRRERQSGTKQYERQSAQGKFTEVNEGGVKLLVNLTDYLDTGLFLDHRPMRLRIQKEAAGKRFLNLFCYTATASVHAAKGGARSTTSVDLSKTYLDWARRNLSLNGFSDKNRLEQGDVMAWLEASRDEYDLIFIDPPTFSNSKRMEGIFDVQRDHVQLLDLAMARLAPGGVLYFSNNFRKFQLEDNLGERYAVEEITAKTIDPDFARNGKIHRAWKIMAR
- the dacB gene encoding D-alanyl-D-alanine carboxypeptidase/D-alanyl-D-alanine endopeptidase, which translates into the protein MIKSLRPLLLASLLLPLALPVTAHAATINTALSPNVQKALKASKLQNDALSLVMVPLNGPGTPTLYNADVSVNPASTMKLVTTYAALEMLGPNHQWKTEFYTDGTLSGGILNGNLYLKGGGDPKLNMEKLWLLMRDLRANGVQQVTGDLVLDRGFFIQPQLPEFNDDGNDENKPFLVKPDSLLVNLKALRFVARNDGGRVLVSVEPPIASIRIDNQVKAVNAKQCAGGVRYNPVAQTDGSVTVTVGGQLGDGCSSQTYLSLLDHATYTAGAVRAIWKELGGSIQGADRLAATPSNAKVLARAFSPDLAEIIRDINKYSNNTMAQQLFLSLGAQFRNEADGDDAKAAQRVVRQWLAKKGITAPHLVMENGSGLSRAERVSAREMAAMLQAAWRSPYSAEFISSMPIAGTDGTMRKRLKTTAMAGEAHVKTGTLNTVRAIAGYSRDINGNTWAVVAILNDPKPWGASSVLDQVLLDLYRQPKLPQTASVL
- the rmf gene encoding ribosome modulation factor, translated to MRRLKRDPLERAFLRGYQYGVGGKSRELCPFTLPSVRQAWINGWREGRGDNWDGMTGTAGIHRLNELHAVG